One Nicotiana tomentosiformis chromosome 1, ASM39032v3, whole genome shotgun sequence genomic window, GATACTTGTATAATAAACTATTAAAAATGTTTTACAAGTATATATCATAAGCTcaagttgaaacttgatttcacAGTGGAGTTCATTTAAAGTACCAAGCCAAAATGATATCTAGTCCAAGTTCTATCAAAGCTTATATCACTTGAGCTTGAGGTTGTTTAACATTTGAGGACAGTATCAGCAGAGGCACGACAAAAATTAGGTAATCTTTTTCTATTTGTCTAAGTCTTGGCGAGAGAAGAGAAGAATGAAAAGGAATAGGGGAAAAAAAGGAAGAAGGGAGAAAGGATGGACAAAAAGGGATCAGAAGATTATCAATTTACCAAATATTATTCATGTCCATGATAGAACTTACTTACAACTGACAACCTGAACTCTATTTCTAATTAACTGAAAAGACTAGTCTTTTCTACGAGGAAGTAATTGAAATGACTATTTTGAACTAATAATCCTATCTCTAACTAAAAGATTATAAGATATCTTAAGTAATAAGATAAGCACttcattattttaaaaaataaagataaacagcatCAATGATAGTGATTAATAATATCTTAATAATCAACGTCAATATGTTTTCCCAAGTTGAGGACAACCAATCCTTTCCTTAAATTGGAATAATTCTCCAGCCCATCAATCAGCATCATTCTCAGCAAAAATGGCATCATTACTGAGAAAACCAACAGAAGCCAGCTCCAACATATACTGCCCAGAGTATCTCACTTTCATCAATTCATCAAACCTGAGAAAGGGGAAGAAAATATTTAGAAAATAATTCCACAAGTTTATGCCACAGATGCTTAGGTCATTTATAATTATAGTTCCCAGAATTGGCAAAAGGTCCTTTACAACTGTAGCTCCGAGAAATTGAAAAATGTAATACATCTTCACCAAGTTAGCAGTTCAAGGCTTAAATAATAAATCCTAAACAGATCTGCTTTTCTCCCATATTTCTTCTGGTGGGTTCTAAGTGACCTACCAATCAGTGGCGAACCcagaattttgtgcaagcgggttcaatcttagaagtacataactttagtcgtaaaatagtagttgtcaagtgggttcaaataaaatatttatacaaaatttacgcagctttaatcctaatttatacatatacacagtattattttttgatgaagcgggttcaattgaacccgcttGCCACCACGCGCTTGCCACCACGTGCGTCCGCCACTGCTACCAATAAGTCATTGAATGTTATGACTGGAGTGTTGAGACATCTGAGATAAAATAACAAATTTGTTTTGCCTATAAAAGATGTTTGGTTGGGTAAATCCCCCCCGGGATAAAGTGTAACTGGTGGAGTAAACATGGCAAAAATGAGCATGCACAGCAAAGCCTTCATGTTCTTGCTTTGCTCAAAATGCAAATTCATCCCTGATCTGCAACTGATTGGCAAGGTCCAAATACATCTTTCCAGATTGTATTTTTTCTAGTTTGTGTGTTTtcctcttttctctttctttatccCCACTAGAGAAGTAGCATCGTATGTTTCTCATTAGAATTTTTACAGTTACTTGATCTTTGTTGCACCTGGTAGTATATATGTGGACGAAGGATAaccctttttctctttttggagTATTAGGAACTAGTAGTTTATAACAGAACCGTAAACCATATCAGCTTACAGCAAATGCCAGATTTACCACAAGTCAAAGGCATAATGGCATAGGCTAACTAGCTTTCCTGAGAATCAATAATTTAAACCAATAAGGaaaccatttttggtcctacacCATCCCATAGCATGTGATCAAACATGACCAAATAAAAACCAAACTGTCCAAGGAACTTTAACTCCGAAGCTATTCTCACAGAAACTGTGCGCAATTTGAACAGGTAGTTCAAGGATCAAGTAAAAGTTAGTTACTTGAATCAGTCATTTGAAACAGAGAGATTTAGGTATACTTGGTTTCGCATGTAAAGAAGTAATTTATTCGGAAAAGTGTCCAGCAAGTGAGTAATTTATTTGGAAAAGTGTTCCACCACTTGCTGCACAAcaatatacatgaaaatttcaTACTTGAAGAATACAAATACAATATTCTAGACCATAACTTAAAGCTCACCCATCATGAGTTCAAGAAAATAGGCATCTGCAATAGCACCTAGATTTTCACATAAAACGTCATTATATGATCTAATAACATCTATACTGTGGATTATAGCATGGTTAACAATAGTTGGAAACTTTAcaccaagaaaaaaaaaaggtagtTGAAGGGGCAGGTGGAGCAAACATTGCTTTTGGTATTCGGTAGAGTAAATGAGAGTTTGAAAAAGTGGAAGTGCGTCTAGTTTGAAGAGATGACTATACTCCATCTTTCACACAGTAAAAGGTTAAATTAAAAATGATCTCATGTAGAAACCAAAATACTGCTTGTTGAAGATATGGGGAAATATTTACATCTACAAACaaaaattttaaaagaaattaaGAGAACTTGAAGAGCAATAGCTCTTGTGAGAGCCAATACTGGTTATATGAAGAGAAAGTTAATGTCCTCTATCTTTTCCCTTATGCAAATTTACAGAGCCATACCACAGAGAGAGGAACCAGGGAACCTTGGTGAGAGCATCAATTCCTCATTCTTCATTCAGACACAATGCTCCAGACCATACTAAAATCAACATACAGCATAAGTAAATTAGGTTTAGAAGTTCCAACAAAAACGGAACAGCTTGTACTAAAACAAGGAACAAGAAAAAGGAACAGCACTATACCTGATTATAGAAAAGACAAGGAGTATCCCAAGGTATCCAAGTTTATACAACCGAATCTTCTTTTCCCATGGTAGCTGATTGAAAATCTCAGTTACATCTAGCAAGTGGCGACGATCAGTATAGCTAATCAAAAAGTTAACATCACTTGTCAGACCATTTTGGGATGCCAATGCCAAGAAGCAGCAGGAAGGGGTTAGCAGTGCTACATAATTCATTTAAAAGACTTACACCTTAACATCATAATATAAGTATGGGAGACAGATCAGACACATAAACCAATGCCCCATCGCAAGATGTACGAAGCATAGTGCTCCTTGCAGAACAAATTCTGGAACCACAAGTTCGTTAATCTCGGATGCTGAATCATAAGGGTTCACATAATCATTTTCAAGATCCGCCAAGCACATGACCTGCAGTAAATAAATCCAAATGTAATATTTATTGACCCTAAAAAAGATAAACAGAAAAGAACAATAGAAAGAAGAGCATTGAGTAGAAAAAAAGCAAGCAGCTAATGTTCAAGGTTAACAACATTGTGCCAGTGAACTCTGACTAGTAGATTTAACAATAGACATATTTGTCACTTATGGATTTCTAGGTCGACTGATACAAGATGATAGAAACAGTATAGCTAACAAATCTAGCTTACACCATCATCATCCATGAAAAGAACGAAAAAGCTCATCAAATTGACATGCTTTGTTAAGCTTCTTAGGTTAACCTCTCTTAACGCTTCAAAGGGAAAAGTTATCATCTTTTTCCAGTTTCAATGACTTAAACAGCCAAAAGATTTACAAAGGCGTATCAGATAGGGAATATTAATTGACATAGAAAAAGATAAGAGATAAAATTTGAATAAACCTGGTAGAGGACTGCGGCGAGAACGGCAACGACAAGGAAGAAGGCAAGAAGCCATGAGAGTAGATCGCCTATCATGGCCTTTCTCCACCTTCTCCTTCTCTTCTGCTTTCTTCACTTTTCCCACCTCTTTCTCCgctttatatttttttttcttttcatatgTTAATAGCTTGCGATTAGTTATACATGTTAATTATTTTCCATCATTTGTTtctaatagtttttttttttgatttaatAATATTGACCTAAAATTGTTAAagttaaaaatttatatttatttataaGTATTGGAATTATTTTCCATCATTTGTTTCTATTATATATCAAAATTACATAGTTATGATGTAGAGGGACCATTGCTCCTTGGCAGTTCTGCAGAGTTCGTACTAAATTACTACTACGTACAGAAATTTATTTAACAAAAATAGTTCCTAAAATGTTTGCTCACCATGACAGAAAGTGGAGGAACTACTAAAATGTTAGTTTCATAAAAAAAAATCTTCTTAGTGACTTTGCCAGAATAGAGAATTTTTATGATTAATGCGTTGACACATACGATAATAAAATAGCAAAAGATCTTCTATCTCCTTCTATGTGGTAGCATGTGTATCAACTTCAATCTTGACAAGTTTACTTGCGAGCTGAACAGAAATTTAACATGTTAAAAACTGAGTACATGTAATGGTGGATCGAAGTTGTGTCCTCTGGTTGAGTTCTCTTGCTCAAGGAAAAGCAATATCTATTgatatatttttgtgtgatatttttGGTGAAAATTTGTTTTGCATCAGCAACACAAAAAGACATTATACTACACGCAAGTTTTGAAGTTATTCTCATTCAGTGGCTGTCCAGTATCTATTTGCTTTCGTACAATCCCTTAAGTTCATGTTTGGATGTGTCAGTTTTGCATGTCAAAGCCAGTAAAACTTAATTACAGACGGTTCGTGATGAAATTAACCTTGTGATTGATTTGTGTCCTCTAATGGTTATTATATACTCTCAAACATTGACCCAAATACTTATATCTGTCCACCAATCTTGCGATGATGCCTGCTATTTTGGTTGAAGGGAAATAATTGGACATGCAACCAAGAAATCACTAGCAGTTACCAACCATTTGACACAGATTATATGCGTCTATGACGATTTGCAGCTTGTTCTTTTGGTAAAATGCAGCCTCAACAACTGAAGGCCTAACATCTGTTGAAGCGGTAAAGGGTGTTGTTCATCAGAATTTCAAAAGCTAATATGTTGGTCTGAAATCTGAATATTGACATTATTTCATCCTTCTATTAAGCTTTCCAAAATAAGCTAAGGAGGCTCAATTCATGAGTCAATCTGTTTTCAATAGATGATCTTATTTGTCGTGCTAAGAAGCAGTGGCGGGTTCAGTTATAGATCGCGGTAGTCAATTGTACAAGTGCACTAATAAACACCATTTGCGCAATGCTCCCTTTTTTTGTTTCCATCACGACTTCAAAATgaagtcatttttttttttaaagttggggaaatattttttaaaatatttaaaatttatctaTATAAACTAACAAATTTCATTTCAGAAAATTTAGCAATTTTAACCAAAAAAGTGTTTAACCAACTTAAAAATCGTATTATACCTTTAAGAAATATAACATACAAAGTTACAAACAAAAGACACGGCAAAAAAGAGTTTTAAACTAAACTAATTAATCCAAAATGATTAAAGAAAAAGATATTGCACGTCAAGCTAAAACTTTGAGTATAACACAAAttaacaatttcaatataaactaaactaaattaaattaaaagattaCACTCTCATTTTTTTAGCAAAACTTATGAAAAAGAGAACCAAAATTCACTTTGTAGAAAGCTTTAAATTTTTTTGAACTAAAATGAAGTTTAATAAGAATAGCAAGGAATCAtaaaaagaaagacaagaaaaggaacTGCAAGGACAAGCCAATAATAAACAAAATAATATACTCCTACGAATATAACAAAAGTGATGAAGTGGAAAATGAATTCAAATGTGTGTTCAAAATACATGTTTAGCAAAAAGGGCAAAGCTAAAGAAAAGATGCTTCAATTCTGTGCCTTAGCGGAGGTTCGAACTCCCAACCATGGACTTATTTTGAACCCACTTGACTATGTTTGTGTCAGGTGGGTTCAAGTACATTAATATCTATCCCTTTCATGTTTTTTTTGATGAAATTCGcaagtaaaaataaattaatttttcggATGAAGCGGGTTCGTACAAGGTGGGTCCGCCCCTGCTAAGAAGAAAGAATAAGTGCTCATATATGAAGATCACACCTTTCAGACGGCGTCTTCTGACACCCATCCCTTCTTCTCTAATTGCAATCTCAGGGCCTGTTTCATATGACCAGATTAGCC contains:
- the LOC104099585 gene encoding protein cornichon homolog 4-like; translated protein: MIGDLLSWLLAFFLVVAVLAAVLYQVMCLADLENDYVNPYDSASEINELVVPEFVLQGALCFVHLAMGHWFMCLICLPYLYYDVKVYTDRRHLLDVTEIFNQLPWEKKIRLYKLGYLGILLVFSIISMVWSIVSE